The Pseudomonas azotoformans genome has a segment encoding these proteins:
- a CDS encoding HpcH/HpaI aldolase family protein, which translates to MNMPRNGFKAALAKDATQYGIWAGFATGYAAEIVASLGYDWMLIDGEHAPNTVPSVLNQLQTVAPYSTAPVVRAVNSDASLIKQLLDIGAQTLMIPMVETAEQAQALVRAMRYPPHGIRGVGGGLTRATRWDGVDNYLATAHEELCLIVQVESRLGVENVAAIAAVEGVDAVFIGPADLSIGLGHAGNPGHPEVQERIKHAIDATLAAGKISGILAPNEDDARRYQAWGCRFIAVAIDISLLRQSALATLARYRPAAETKAPSRTY; encoded by the coding sequence ATGAACATGCCCCGCAATGGCTTCAAGGCCGCCCTCGCCAAGGACGCCACCCAATACGGCATCTGGGCCGGTTTCGCCACCGGCTACGCTGCCGAGATCGTCGCCAGCCTCGGATACGACTGGATGCTGATCGACGGTGAACATGCTCCCAACACGGTTCCGAGCGTCCTCAACCAGTTGCAGACGGTCGCGCCGTACAGCACCGCGCCCGTGGTGCGCGCCGTCAACAGTGACGCCAGCCTGATCAAGCAACTGCTCGATATCGGCGCTCAGACCTTGATGATCCCCATGGTCGAAACCGCCGAACAGGCCCAGGCCCTGGTGCGTGCCATGCGTTACCCGCCCCACGGCATCCGTGGCGTCGGCGGCGGTCTGACCCGCGCTACGCGCTGGGACGGCGTGGACAACTACCTGGCCACCGCCCATGAGGAGTTGTGCCTGATCGTGCAGGTGGAGTCGCGCCTTGGCGTGGAAAACGTCGCCGCGATTGCCGCCGTAGAAGGCGTTGACGCTGTATTCATCGGCCCCGCCGACTTGTCCATCGGCCTGGGTCACGCCGGCAACCCCGGCCACCCAGAGGTCCAGGAGCGCATCAAGCACGCCATCGACGCCACCCTCGCCGCCGGCAAGATCAGCGGCATCCTGGCGCCCAACGAAGACGATGCACGCCGCTATCAGGCCTGGGGTTGCCGCTTTATCGCGGTGGCCATCGACATCAGCCTCCTGCGCCAGAGTGCCCTGGCCACCCTTGCCCGCTATCGCCCTGCCGCCGAAACGAAAGCGCCTTCGCGTACTTATTGA
- the rhmD gene encoding L-rhamnonate dehydratase: MGHLTIKHVRAFVLRGGGADYHDQADGHWIDDHISTPMSKYPEYRQSRRSFGINVLGTLVVEIEASDGTVGFAVTTGGEPAAYIVEKHLARFIEGARVTDIEKIWDQMYQSTLYYGRKGLVINTISGVDLALWDLLGKIRQEPVHQLLGGAVRDELQFYATGARPDLAQKMGFIGGKMPLHHGPSEGEEGLRKNLEALATMRERVGPDFWLMLDCWMSLDLNYATKLAIGAHEHGLKWIEEALSPDDYWGYAALRNNVPKGMLVTTGEHEATRWGFRMLLEMGCCDIIQPDVGWCGGLTELVKISALADAHNAMVVPHGSSVYSYHFVATRHNSPFAEFLMMAPKADEVVPMFHPQLLGEPVPVNGRMRLSALDKPGFGVDLNPDCQLHRPYNR; the protein is encoded by the coding sequence ATGGGTCATCTCACCATCAAACACGTCCGCGCCTTTGTACTGCGAGGCGGCGGCGCCGATTACCACGACCAGGCCGATGGGCATTGGATCGACGACCACATTTCCACGCCGATGAGCAAGTACCCCGAGTACCGCCAGAGCCGTCGCAGCTTTGGCATCAACGTGCTCGGCACCCTGGTGGTGGAGATCGAAGCCAGCGACGGCACCGTCGGTTTCGCTGTGACCACTGGCGGTGAACCGGCGGCTTACATTGTCGAGAAACACCTGGCGCGCTTTATCGAAGGCGCCCGCGTCACCGACATCGAAAAAATCTGGGACCAGATGTACCAGTCCACCCTGTATTACGGGCGTAAGGGCCTGGTGATCAACACGATTTCCGGCGTCGACCTGGCGTTGTGGGACCTGCTCGGCAAAATCCGCCAGGAACCCGTGCACCAACTGCTCGGCGGCGCGGTGCGGGATGAGTTGCAGTTCTACGCCACCGGCGCGCGCCCGGATCTCGCGCAGAAAATGGGTTTTATCGGCGGCAAAATGCCCCTGCACCACGGCCCCAGCGAAGGCGAAGAAGGCCTGCGCAAGAACCTCGAAGCGCTGGCGACCATGCGTGAACGGGTCGGCCCTGACTTCTGGCTGATGCTCGATTGCTGGATGAGCCTGGATTTGAACTACGCCACCAAGCTGGCGATCGGCGCCCATGAGCATGGCCTGAAGTGGATCGAAGAAGCGCTGTCCCCAGACGATTATTGGGGCTATGCCGCCCTGCGCAACAACGTGCCCAAAGGCATGTTGGTGACCACCGGCGAACACGAAGCCACCCGCTGGGGTTTCCGCATGCTGCTAGAGATGGGCTGCTGCGACATCATCCAGCCCGACGTCGGCTGGTGCGGCGGCCTCACCGAACTGGTGAAAATCTCGGCGTTGGCGGATGCGCATAACGCAATGGTCGTGCCCCACGGTTCGTCGGTGTACAGCTATCACTTTGTCGCCACCCGCCATAACAGCCCATTCGCCGAGTTCCTGATGATGGCGCCCAAAGCGGATGAAGTGGTGCCGATGTTCCACCCGCAATTGTTGGGCGAACCGGTGCCGGTAAATGGCCGCATGCGCTTGTCGGCGCTGGACAAGCCGGGCTTTGGCGTTGACCTGAACCCGGACTGCCAACTGCACCGTCCCTACAACCGCTGA
- the aldA gene encoding aldehyde dehydrogenase gives MSSVPVYQNFINGRFSSSEAHIDVLNPATGALLSKVPASTTAEVDQALAAARQAQKMWARKPAIERAGHLRRIAAKLRENVAHLARTITLEQGKVSGLAEVEVNFTADYLDYMAEWARRIEGEIITSDRPNENIFLFRKPLGVVAGILPWNFPFFLIARKMAPALLTGNTIVIKPSEETPNNCFEFAKLVAETDLPAGVFNVVCGDGRVGGALTAHTGVDMISFTGSVATGSRIMTAAAPNITKLNLELGGKAPAIVLADADLELAVKAIRDSRIINTGQVCNCAERVYVERKVADQFIERISAAMSATRYGDPIAQADVEMGPLINRQGLDSVNRKVRTALSQGATLVSGGQIADLGAGFHFQPTVLAGCRADMEIMREEIFGPVLPIQIVDDLDEAIALANDCDYGLTSSIYTRDLGKAMHAVREIDFGETYVNRENFEAMQGFHAGVRKSGIGGADGKHGLYEYTHTHAVYLQS, from the coding sequence ATGTCATCCGTTCCCGTTTACCAGAACTTCATCAATGGCCGCTTCAGCTCCAGCGAAGCGCACATTGACGTGCTCAACCCGGCCACCGGCGCCTTGCTGTCGAAGGTGCCGGCGTCCACCACCGCCGAGGTCGACCAGGCCCTGGCCGCCGCACGCCAGGCGCAAAAGATGTGGGCACGCAAACCCGCCATCGAACGTGCCGGCCACCTGCGCCGCATCGCCGCCAAGCTGCGCGAGAACGTGGCGCACCTGGCGCGCACCATCACCCTGGAGCAAGGCAAAGTCAGTGGTCTGGCGGAGGTGGAAGTGAATTTCACCGCCGACTACCTCGACTACATGGCCGAGTGGGCACGACGCATCGAAGGCGAGATCATCACCAGCGACCGTCCCAATGAAAATATCTTCCTGTTCCGCAAGCCGTTGGGCGTGGTGGCCGGCATCCTGCCGTGGAATTTCCCGTTCTTCCTGATCGCGCGCAAAATGGCGCCGGCGCTGCTCACCGGCAACACCATCGTGATCAAGCCCAGCGAAGAAACCCCGAACAACTGCTTCGAGTTCGCCAAGCTCGTCGCCGAAACCGACCTGCCCGCCGGGGTGTTCAACGTGGTCTGCGGTGACGGCCGGGTCGGCGGCGCGCTCACGGCGCACACAGGCGTCGACATGATCAGCTTCACCGGCAGCGTGGCGACCGGCTCGCGGATCATGACGGCCGCCGCACCGAACATCACCAAGCTCAACCTGGAACTGGGCGGCAAGGCACCGGCCATCGTACTGGCAGATGCCGACCTGGAGCTGGCGGTCAAAGCCATCCGCGACTCGCGCATCATCAACACCGGCCAGGTGTGCAACTGCGCCGAGCGGGTGTACGTGGAGCGCAAGGTTGCCGACCAGTTTATCGAACGCATCAGCGCAGCCATGTCCGCCACCCGCTATGGCGACCCTATCGCCCAGGCGGACGTGGAAATGGGCCCGCTGATCAACCGCCAGGGCCTGGACAGCGTCAACCGCAAAGTACGCACCGCCCTGAGCCAGGGCGCAACGTTGGTCAGCGGCGGGCAGATTGCCGACTTGGGTGCGGGTTTTCACTTCCAGCCGACGGTCTTGGCTGGATGCCGCGCCGACATGGAGATCATGCGCGAAGAGATCTTCGGTCCGGTGCTGCCCATCCAGATCGTCGACGACCTCGACGAAGCCATCGCCCTGGCCAACGATTGCGACTACGGCCTGACGTCGTCGATCTACACGCGCGACCTGGGCAAGGCCATGCACGCGGTGCGCGAAATCGACTTTGGTGAAACCTACGTCAACCGTGAGAACTTCGAGGCCATGCAGGGCTTCCATGCCGGCGTGCGCAAATCCGGCATTGGCGGTGCCGACGGCAAGCACGGCCTGTACGAATACACCCACACCCACGCGGTTTACCTGCAGAGCTGA